GATGCCGTTGTATGCGGCAATGCTTTCTTCAATGCCGATGACCGAGCCTTGTTCGTAGATCAGATGATTTCACTGGCAAGGGAAGAAAGGATCAGATGAAAAGCGTCATCCAAAGGGTATCAAAAGCTTCGGTAACCGTAGATTCCCATTTGGTCGGGAGCATTGAACACGGGCTTCTGGTCTATCTGGGAATCGAGAAGGGTGATACGCTTGAACAATTGACATGGCTTTGTAACAAAATCGGTAAACTACGTATGTTTACCGATGAGAATGGCAAAATGAATCTAAGCCTTGCCGATGTGAAAGGGGAAATCCTTGTCGTCAGTCAGTTTACCCTCTGTGCCAATCTACGCAAAGGCAATCGCCCTTCCTATGATAATGCAGCCGACCCCAAGGATGCTGAGATACTCTATGAAAAATCCCTGGCCATTTTAGCTGGCCTTGGCTTCCCGGTTTCCCATGGAAGTTTCGGGGCCCATATGCAGGTAACCTATACAAATGATGGCCCGGTCACTATGCTTCTCGATGCTTAGGCATTGAAGCAAACCGTAGGGAATTTTACCTTATCGTATTAATGAACCATGCAGGAGCATACTATGGCAAAGAATAAAGAAACTACATTCCCTACTGATTTCGCCCAGAAGAGAGAGGCTCTTGAAGCCGCACGGGTACAGATTGACAAACAATTCGGAAAGGGATCCCTGATGAAACTGGGAGATAACGAAGATACACTGGATATCGGTTGCATCTCTTCCGGGTCGCTGTTACTTGATGAAGCCCTCGGGGTTGGCGGTTATCCGAAAGGAAGGGTTATTGAGATCTATGGCCCAGAAAGTAGCGGTAAAACAACGTTGGCCCTGCATGCAATCGCAGAAAGCCAGAAAGCTGGGGGTATTGCAGCTTTTATTGACGCAGAGCATGCCCTGGACCCAACCTATGCCAAGAAGCTCGGCGTAAATATCGATGAGCT
The sequence above is a segment of the Sphaerochaeta pleomorpha str. Grapes genome. Coding sequences within it:
- the dtd gene encoding D-aminoacyl-tRNA deacylase → MKSVIQRVSKASVTVDSHLVGSIEHGLLVYLGIEKGDTLEQLTWLCNKIGKLRMFTDENGKMNLSLADVKGEILVVSQFTLCANLRKGNRPSYDNAADPKDAEILYEKSLAILAGLGFPVSHGSFGAHMQVTYTNDGPVTMLLDA